Proteins co-encoded in one Cupriavidus taiwanensis genomic window:
- a CDS encoding flavodoxin family protein, which translates to MTTASTRVAIVYHSGYGHTARQAQAVARGAGSIAGAQSLLIPVEDIDQHWDTLEQVDAIIFGAPTYMGSASAQFKGFMDATSRNVFAKGGKWANKVAAGFTNAASRSGDKLATLQQMAIFAAQHGMHWVNLGLPPGHNNSKSTEDSLNRHGFFLGAAAQSDADVSAEVAPPPADLRTAEHLGARVAEVAQQLVAGRRALAALKEAA; encoded by the coding sequence ATGACCACCGCCTCCACCCGCGTTGCCATCGTCTACCACAGCGGCTACGGCCACACCGCCCGCCAGGCCCAGGCCGTCGCGCGCGGCGCCGGCAGCATTGCGGGCGCGCAAAGCCTGCTGATCCCGGTCGAGGACATCGACCAGCACTGGGATACGCTGGAACAGGTCGATGCCATCATCTTCGGCGCGCCGACCTACATGGGCAGCGCCTCGGCCCAGTTCAAGGGCTTCATGGACGCGACCTCGCGCAACGTGTTCGCCAAGGGCGGCAAGTGGGCCAACAAGGTAGCCGCCGGCTTCACCAACGCGGCCTCGCGCTCCGGCGACAAGCTGGCAACGCTGCAGCAGATGGCCATCTTCGCTGCCCAGCACGGCATGCACTGGGTCAACCTGGGCCTGCCTCCGGGCCACAACAATTCCAAGTCAACCGAGGATTCGCTGAACCGCCACGGCTTCTTCCTGGGCGCGGCCGCGCAGTCGGATGCGGATGTCAGCGCCGAGGTGGCGCCGCCGCCGGCCGACCTGCGCACCGCCGAACACCTGGGGGCGCGCGTCGCCGAAGTGGCGCAGCAGCTGGTCGCGGGCCGGCGGGCGCTGGCGGCGCTGAAAGAAGCGGCCTGA
- a CDS encoding methyl-accepting chemotaxis protein, with translation MQNLGIRIRLGAAFGAMWSLMAIGIAVALPRLHDAADARRVLIALAAAALCVAVGAVWGLARSIEAPLSEAVHIAETVAAGDLSQEFNTERGGEFGRLLGGLGEMEDMLTDLVTRIRTATDSITDASHQIAAGNTDLSQRTEEQAAALQQTASSMDELTAMVQQNTERARAANGMAASASGIAARGGEVVGNVVQTMSAISASSRKVTDIIEVIEGIAFQTNILALNAAVEAARAGEQGRGFAVVAGEVRTLAQRSAAAAREIKQLIDDSVQQVDSGSALVGQAGATMEEIVQAVASVTGLLGDITAASEQQSAGIAQVNEAVAQMDTVTQQNAALVEQAATASQALAGQATELQQVVGEFRL, from the coding sequence ATGCAAAATCTGGGCATTCGCATACGCCTGGGCGCGGCGTTTGGCGCCATGTGGTCGCTGATGGCGATCGGGATCGCGGTAGCCTTGCCGCGCCTGCACGACGCCGCCGATGCGCGGCGCGTGCTGATCGCGCTGGCCGCGGCAGCGCTATGCGTGGCCGTGGGCGCAGTCTGGGGACTGGCGCGCAGCATCGAGGCGCCGCTGTCCGAAGCCGTCCACATTGCCGAAACCGTGGCCGCGGGCGACCTCAGCCAGGAATTCAACACCGAGCGCGGTGGCGAATTCGGCCGGCTGCTGGGCGGGCTCGGCGAGATGGAAGACATGCTGACCGACCTGGTGACGCGCATCCGCACCGCCACCGACTCCATTACCGACGCTTCGCACCAGATTGCCGCGGGCAATACCGACCTGTCGCAGCGCACTGAAGAGCAGGCCGCGGCGCTGCAGCAAACGGCATCGAGCATGGACGAGCTGACCGCGATGGTGCAGCAGAACACCGAACGCGCCCGCGCCGCCAACGGCATGGCGGCCAGCGCCTCGGGCATCGCCGCGCGCGGCGGCGAAGTGGTGGGCAACGTGGTGCAGACCATGTCGGCGATCAGCGCAAGCTCGCGCAAGGTCACCGACATCATCGAAGTGATCGAAGGCATCGCCTTCCAGACCAATATCCTGGCGCTGAACGCCGCGGTGGAAGCGGCGCGCGCGGGTGAACAGGGCCGCGGCTTCGCCGTGGTGGCGGGCGAGGTGCGCACGCTGGCGCAGCGCAGCGCCGCCGCGGCGCGCGAGATCAAGCAGCTGATCGACGATTCGGTGCAGCAGGTCGACAGCGGCTCGGCGCTGGTGGGCCAGGCCGGCGCAACCATGGAGGAGATCGTGCAGGCGGTGGCCAGCGTCACCGGGCTGCTGGGCGATATCACCGCGGCGTCGGAACAGCAAAGCGCCGGCATCGCCCAGGTCAACGAGGCGGTGGCGCAGATGGACACCGTGACGCAGCAGAACGCGGCGCTGGTGGAGCAGGCGGCCACCGCGTCGCAGGCGTTGGCGGGGCAGGCGACGGAGCTGCAGCAGGTGGTGGGGGAGTTCAGGCTGTGA
- a CDS encoding IS481 family transposase, with the protein MPWSQTTVKQQREEFVRLARQADANIAELCRRFCISRKTGYKWLNREDLDDRTRRPHSSPGRTPAAIEESVLAIRAEHSAWGARKIARVLERDHRIQIAPSTVNWVLRRHGLIDPAASAAATAWQRFEHDRPNALWQIDFKGHFATDTQRCHPLTVLDDHSRFNVLLKALGNEQFESVQEALEMAFARYGLPERINADNGPPWGSPVPRALTTLGAWLIRLGVRLSHSRPGHPQTNGKDERFHRTMQAELLANQRFRDLDDAQQHFSHWRHVYNFKRPHHALDMETPASRYAPSPRAMPRELPPIEYGSNDIVRKVGDGGRICFRGKTFRVGRALVGTPVALRPRVDLDGTFDVYFCHQKVATIDLQQAD; encoded by the coding sequence TTGCCCTGGAGCCAAACCACCGTGAAGCAGCAAAGAGAAGAGTTCGTCCGCCTGGCACGCCAGGCGGACGCCAATATTGCGGAGCTTTGCCGCCGCTTCTGCATCAGCCGCAAGACCGGCTACAAGTGGTTGAACCGAGAGGATCTGGACGACCGAACTCGGCGGCCACATAGCTCTCCCGGCCGAACTCCAGCTGCCATCGAAGAGAGCGTGCTAGCGATACGAGCCGAACATTCGGCCTGGGGCGCCCGCAAGATCGCACGCGTGCTGGAGCGCGACCACCGCATCCAAATCGCCCCGAGCACAGTCAATTGGGTGCTGCGCCGCCATGGCTTGATCGATCCGGCCGCCAGCGCGGCCGCTACAGCATGGCAGCGCTTCGAGCACGACCGGCCCAATGCACTATGGCAAATTGACTTCAAAGGCCACTTCGCTACCGACACGCAGAGGTGCCACCCGCTCACGGTCTTGGACGATCACTCCCGGTTCAATGTGCTGCTCAAGGCCTTGGGCAACGAACAGTTTGAATCCGTACAGGAAGCGTTAGAGATGGCTTTTGCGCGCTATGGGCTGCCCGAACGGATCAATGCAGACAACGGCCCGCCCTGGGGTTCCCCAGTGCCCCGAGCATTAACCACGCTGGGCGCGTGGCTGATTCGCCTGGGCGTGCGGCTCAGTCATAGCCGACCTGGCCATCCTCAGACCAACGGTAAGGACGAGCGCTTCCATCGAACCATGCAGGCTGAGCTGTTGGCCAACCAGCGTTTCCGGGATCTGGACGATGCCCAGCAGCACTTCAGCCATTGGCGCCACGTGTACAACTTCAAGCGCCCCCACCACGCGCTGGATATGGAGACCCCCGCAAGCCGCTATGCGCCTAGCCCACGGGCGATGCCGCGCGAACTCCCGCCCATCGAGTACGGCAGCAATGACATCGTGCGAAAGGTAGGCGACGGCGGGCGCATCTGCTTCCGAGGAAAGACGTTCCGGGTCGGACGAGCCTTGGTCGGAACGCCCGTAGCGCTGCGCCCTCGCGTGGATCTGGACGGCACCTTTGACGTCTACTTCTGCCATCAAAAGGTCGCCACAATAGACCTACAGCAGGCCGATTAA
- a CDS encoding aspartate aminotransferase family protein has translation MTHVFHRNPRQQLPVAVAGQGIELIDSTGRRYLDASGGAAVSCLGHGHPRVIEAIKAQLDTIAYAHTSFFTTEVSETLAQTLAQAAPGDLDHVYFVSGGSEAVESALKLARQYFVEVGQPARRHFIARRQSYHGNTLGALAIGGNAWRREPFLPLLVPAHHVSPCYAYRDRQAGESDAQYAQRLADELEAKILELGPETVAAFVAETVVGATAGAVPPVGDYLRRIRAVCDKYGVLLILDEVMSGMGRTGYLFACEEDGVVPDIVTIAKGLGAGYQPIGAMLSTRRIYDAIVGGSGFFQHGHTYIGHATACAAALAAQRAIVEDKLLANVLARGEQLRSRLREALADHPSLGDVRGRGLFVGVEFVADRDSKATLDPALKTHARLKSAAMQNGLLVYPMGGTVDGVHGDHVLFAPPFICTPRDIDNIVDRFAAAVGAVLPASVAA, from the coding sequence ATGACCCACGTATTCCATCGCAATCCGCGCCAGCAACTTCCCGTGGCCGTGGCCGGACAGGGCATCGAACTGATCGACAGCACCGGCCGGCGTTACCTGGACGCCTCCGGCGGCGCCGCCGTGTCGTGCCTCGGGCACGGCCATCCGCGCGTGATCGAGGCGATCAAGGCGCAGCTCGACACCATTGCCTACGCACACACTTCGTTCTTCACCACCGAGGTGTCGGAGACGCTGGCCCAGACCCTGGCGCAGGCGGCGCCCGGCGATCTCGATCATGTCTATTTCGTCTCGGGCGGCTCGGAGGCGGTGGAATCGGCGCTGAAGCTGGCGCGCCAGTACTTTGTCGAGGTGGGGCAGCCCGCGCGCCGCCACTTTATCGCGCGCCGCCAGAGTTACCACGGCAACACGCTTGGCGCGCTGGCGATCGGCGGCAACGCATGGCGGCGCGAGCCGTTCCTGCCGCTGCTGGTGCCGGCCCACCACGTGTCGCCTTGCTATGCATACCGCGACCGGCAGGCGGGCGAAAGCGATGCGCAATACGCGCAGCGGCTGGCCGACGAACTGGAAGCGAAAATCCTGGAGCTTGGGCCCGAAACCGTGGCGGCGTTCGTCGCCGAAACCGTGGTGGGCGCCACCGCCGGCGCGGTGCCGCCGGTGGGTGACTACCTGCGGCGCATCCGCGCCGTATGCGACAAGTACGGCGTGCTGCTGATCCTCGATGAAGTGATGTCAGGCATGGGCCGCACCGGCTACCTGTTTGCGTGCGAAGAGGATGGCGTGGTGCCCGACATCGTCACCATTGCCAAGGGGCTCGGCGCCGGCTACCAGCCTATCGGCGCGATGCTGTCGACGCGCCGCATCTACGACGCCATCGTCGGTGGCAGCGGCTTCTTCCAGCACGGCCACACCTATATCGGCCACGCCACCGCCTGCGCCGCGGCCCTGGCGGCGCAGCGCGCCATCGTCGAGGACAAGCTGCTGGCCAACGTGCTGGCGCGCGGCGAACAACTGCGCAGCCGGCTGCGCGAGGCGCTGGCCGACCACCCCAGCCTGGGCGATGTGCGCGGACGCGGCCTGTTCGTCGGCGTGGAATTCGTCGCCGACCGCGACAGCAAGGCCACCCTCGATCCCGCGCTGAAGACCCACGCGCGGCTGAAATCCGCGGCGATGCAGAACGGGCTGCTGGTTTATCCGATGGGCGGCACCGTCGATGGCGTGCATGGCGACCACGTGCTGTTCGCGCCGCCGTTCATTTGCACGCCGCGGGATATCGACAACATCGTCGACCGCTTTGCCGCGGCGGTGGGGGCGGTGCTGCCGGCGAGCGTTGCGGCATGA
- a CDS encoding N-acyl-D-amino-acid deacylase family protein — MASQSPAPQRADLLFRNATVVDGTGAARRSAGVAVTGDRIVAVGDCAGIVAAHTVDCSGRVLAPGSIDAHTHDDGYLLVHRDMTPKVSQGITTVVTGNCGISVAPLVSSAPPQPLDLLGPPALFRFDTFAQWLDALRAAPANVNVVPLLGHSTLRVRAMPELDRPANDAEIAAMRAQVGLAMEAGAFGVSTGTFYPPAAAATEAEIIAVCEPVRTHGGVYSTHLRDETDAIVPSIEEALRIGRALHCPVVFSHHKVAGKRNHGRSTETLGLLAEAALLQPLCLDCHPYPATSTMLRLDRVRQSTRTLITWSTGYPAAGGRDFHELMQELGLDEEALLARLRPAAAIYFIMDERDVARIAQFPLTIFGSDGLPFDPRPHPRQWGTFPRILARMVREDRLMTLEAAIHKMSGLAAQQYGLQDRGRIAAGAFADLVLFDAQRVQDRATFEDPLQLSTGIDGVWVNGAQVWQQSAQAGAAAGSALPAFSGRVLRRLATDHTATTTPS; from the coding sequence ATGGCATCGCAATCCCCGGCGCCCCAACGCGCCGACCTGCTCTTTCGCAACGCCACGGTGGTGGACGGCACCGGCGCAGCCCGCCGCAGCGCCGGGGTCGCGGTCACCGGCGACCGCATCGTTGCCGTAGGCGACTGCGCCGGCATCGTCGCGGCCCACACCGTCGACTGCAGCGGCCGCGTGCTGGCGCCCGGCTCTATCGACGCGCATACCCATGACGACGGCTACCTGCTGGTGCACCGGGACATGACGCCCAAGGTGTCGCAGGGCATCACCACGGTGGTAACCGGCAACTGCGGCATCAGCGTGGCGCCGCTGGTCAGCAGCGCGCCGCCGCAGCCGCTGGACCTGCTGGGCCCGCCCGCGCTGTTCCGCTTCGATACCTTCGCGCAGTGGCTCGATGCGCTGCGCGCGGCGCCCGCCAATGTCAACGTGGTGCCCTTGCTGGGACACTCGACGCTGCGCGTGCGCGCGATGCCGGAACTCGACCGCCCCGCCAATGACGCGGAAATCGCCGCAATGCGCGCGCAGGTCGGGCTGGCGATGGAGGCCGGCGCCTTCGGGGTGTCGACCGGCACCTTCTATCCGCCCGCGGCCGCCGCTACCGAAGCCGAGATCATCGCCGTATGCGAGCCGGTCCGCACCCACGGCGGGGTCTATTCCACGCATCTGCGCGACGAGACCGACGCGATCGTGCCGTCGATCGAGGAGGCGCTGCGCATCGGCCGTGCGCTGCACTGCCCGGTGGTGTTCTCGCACCACAAGGTGGCGGGCAAGCGCAACCATGGCCGCTCAACCGAAACGCTGGGCCTGCTGGCCGAGGCCGCGCTCCTGCAGCCGTTGTGCCTGGACTGCCATCCGTATCCCGCCACCTCGACCATGCTGCGGCTGGACCGCGTGCGCCAGTCCACGCGCACGCTGATCACCTGGTCCACCGGCTACCCCGCGGCGGGCGGACGTGATTTCCATGAACTGATGCAGGAACTCGGGCTGGATGAGGAAGCGCTCCTCGCCAGGCTGCGTCCGGCGGCGGCGATCTACTTCATCATGGACGAGCGCGACGTCGCGCGCATCGCGCAGTTCCCGCTGACCATCTTCGGCTCCGACGGCTTGCCGTTCGATCCGCGCCCGCATCCGCGCCAGTGGGGCACGTTCCCGCGCATCCTGGCGCGCATGGTGCGCGAAGACCGGCTGATGACGCTCGAGGCCGCGATCCACAAGATGTCCGGGCTGGCCGCGCAGCAATACGGCCTGCAAGACCGCGGCCGGATCGCCGCTGGCGCGTTTGCCGACCTGGTCCTGTTCGACGCGCAGCGCGTGCAGGACCGTGCCACCTTCGAAGACCCGCTGCAGCTCAGCACCGGCATCGACGGCGTCTGGGTCAATGGCGCGCAGGTCTGGCAGCAATCCGCGCAGGCCGGGGCTGCCGCCGGCAGCGCGCTGCCCGCATTTTCCGGCCGCGTGCTGCGCCGCCTTGCCACCGACCACACTGCCACCACCACACCATCATGA
- a CDS encoding Bug family tripartite tricarboxylate transporter substrate binding protein, translating to MQEQRQQKKRRSLATLLWLGAAVLAGPATADTYPSRPIRLVVPSAAGGSPDVLMRALGAEAGKSLGQPFVIDNKPGASGVIGISELERAAPDGYTLGYANNVTLSINKSTFRKLPYRPDAFVPVVLLFKVPNVIAVRPDMPVKNFAELVAHIRANPDKVTYASPGQGTSGHLTGQLLADKAGLAWTHVGYKGSPQAATDVVGGQVNVLIDNMPTILPLIKAGKLKPLAVTSLARAPLLPALPTIAESGVPGFEGVAWGGLVAPHGTAADVVARLNGAFNRALADPAIREKFAALGAEIVGGSPQALAGYAAQETGKWAAVVRQAGIAPQ from the coding sequence ATGCAAGAGCAAAGGCAGCAAAAAAAACGGCGGTCGCTGGCCACCCTGTTGTGGCTGGGCGCCGCAGTCCTGGCCGGGCCCGCGACGGCAGACACCTATCCGTCGCGTCCGATCCGCCTGGTGGTGCCATCGGCGGCCGGCGGCAGTCCCGACGTGCTGATGCGCGCGCTGGGCGCCGAGGCCGGCAAGTCGCTGGGCCAGCCCTTCGTGATCGACAACAAGCCCGGCGCCTCGGGCGTGATCGGCATCTCCGAGCTGGAGCGCGCCGCGCCCGACGGCTACACCCTCGGTTACGCCAACAACGTCACGCTGTCGATCAACAAGAGCACCTTCCGCAAGCTGCCGTACCGGCCCGATGCCTTCGTGCCGGTGGTGCTGCTGTTCAAGGTGCCGAACGTGATCGCCGTCCGTCCGGACATGCCGGTCAAGAACTTTGCCGAGCTGGTGGCCCACATCAGGGCCAACCCGGACAAGGTCACCTATGCCTCGCCGGGGCAAGGCACGTCCGGCCACCTCACCGGCCAATTGCTGGCCGACAAGGCGGGGCTTGCCTGGACCCATGTCGGCTACAAGGGCAGCCCGCAGGCCGCGACCGATGTGGTGGGCGGCCAGGTCAACGTGCTGATCGACAACATGCCGACCATCCTGCCGCTGATCAAGGCCGGCAAGCTGAAGCCGCTGGCCGTGACCAGCCTGGCGCGTGCGCCGCTGTTGCCGGCGCTGCCCACCATCGCCGAGTCGGGCGTGCCCGGCTTCGAGGGCGTGGCGTGGGGTGGCCTGGTCGCGCCGCACGGCACCGCCGCCGACGTGGTCGCCAGGCTCAACGGCGCTTTCAACCGCGCGCTGGCGGATCCGGCCATCCGGGAAAAATTTGCCGCGCTGGGCGCCGAGATCGTCGGCGGCTCGCCGCAGGCGCTGGCCGGCTATGCCGCGCAGGAAACCGGCAAGTGGGCGGCCGTGGTCAGGCAGGCCGGCATCGCGCCGCAGTAG
- a CDS encoding amidase family protein, translating to MLGLAGLMLAPSTPYAATPIGAEAVEVAGRLYRPRADAGHMTRPLSLAGLPVVAAPCAGEGLPLGIQIVAPPWREGLALAAGRLLEAQGLCRRAAPQCL from the coding sequence GTGCTGGGGCTGGCCGGGCTGATGCTGGCCCCTTCGACACCCTATGCGGCAACGCCGATCGGCGCCGAGGCCGTCGAGGTTGCCGGCCGCCTCTACCGGCCGCGTGCCGATGCCGGCCACATGACGCGGCCGTTGTCGCTGGCGGGCCTGCCGGTGGTGGCCGCGCCTTGTGCGGGCGAAGGCTTGCCGTTGGGCATCCAGATCGTCGCCCCGCCGTGGCGGGAGGGTCTGGCGCTGGCGGCAGGGCGTTTGCTCGAGGCGCAAGGCTTGTGCCGCAGGGCAGCGCCGCAATGTTTGTAA
- a CDS encoding helix-turn-helix domain-containing protein, with protein sequence MTEDTFATRLKGVLEGKRIMLKQVAEALSVSPSAVHKWTRGGEIEYERLLALARFLGVNWLWLRYGEQAIADLEASSASDPHIKELRQKHLAEIMESEARMKFAQEVSGIVTWEWNVLTDGLTYSSNDVSLFGRHIRNMDDFWACVHPGDVARLKEVLARTLGAQEMHEWEFRVVHEDNTRWISSRATLVRDFDQRPVKMIGVSLDITERRRAEAALRQSEALLAKAQQIAHLGGWYWNIQTDDCAWTDEAYRIFGWAPQAFKVTMERYLASIVEADRPRVQAAIRAAIVDKAPYRVDYRIQLPDGSHRHIHEEGEVTLDEHGNALTMVGASQDVTP encoded by the coding sequence ATGACCGAAGACACTTTTGCCACGCGCCTGAAGGGGGTGCTGGAAGGCAAAAGGATCATGCTCAAGCAGGTGGCCGAGGCCCTGTCGGTATCGCCGTCGGCGGTGCACAAGTGGACGCGCGGCGGCGAGATCGAGTACGAACGGCTGCTGGCGCTGGCGCGCTTCCTCGGCGTCAACTGGCTGTGGCTGCGCTACGGCGAGCAGGCCATTGCCGACCTCGAGGCCAGCAGCGCGTCCGACCCGCATATCAAGGAACTGCGCCAGAAGCACCTCGCCGAGATCATGGAAAGCGAGGCGCGGATGAAGTTTGCGCAGGAGGTATCGGGCATCGTCACCTGGGAGTGGAACGTGCTGACCGATGGCCTGACCTATTCCTCCAACGACGTCTCGCTGTTCGGCCGCCATATCCGCAACATGGACGACTTCTGGGCCTGCGTGCATCCCGGCGACGTGGCGCGGCTGAAGGAGGTGCTGGCGCGCACGCTGGGCGCGCAGGAGATGCACGAGTGGGAATTCCGAGTGGTGCATGAGGACAACACGCGCTGGATCTCGTCGCGCGCCACGCTGGTGCGCGACTTCGACCAGCGCCCGGTCAAGATGATCGGCGTCAGCCTCGACATCACCGAGCGCCGCCGCGCCGAGGCCGCGCTGCGCCAGAGCGAGGCGCTGCTGGCCAAGGCGCAGCAGATTGCCCACCTGGGCGGCTGGTACTGGAATATCCAGACCGACGACTGCGCCTGGACTGACGAAGCCTATCGCATCTTCGGCTGGGCCCCGCAGGCCTTCAAGGTGACCATGGAGCGCTACCTGGCGTCGATCGTCGAAGCCGACCGCCCGCGCGTGCAGGCGGCGATCCGCGCCGCCATCGTCGACAAGGCGCCGTATCGCGTCGACTACCGCATCCAGTTGCCGGACGGCAGCCATCGCCATATCCACGAGGAAGGCGAGGTCACGCTGGACGAGCACGGCAACGCACTGACGATGGTGGGGGCGTCGCAGGACGTGACGCCCTGA
- a CDS encoding aromatic ring-hydroxylating oxygenase subunit alpha, translating to MQESAAPVCSPTPPLAYTLPAHYYTSQEVFEQEKKTIFARSWVCVMHKSQVAENNQYATAQVAGENIFVVRGRDGVLRAFYNVCPHRAHELFADGAGKARNVITCPYHAWSFGLDGKLIHVRNAENVPGFCKDNAGLTPVRVEEFCGLVFVNLDMDAKPLAELAAGLNDEIRARCPDVDKLVPAHKLTYEMKANWKVVVDNYLECLHCQTAHPALVESIRMETYKHEVRGLYTSQVGQTRSGSDAFTYDSDAPNTDFAAYWLWPNVTLNVLPGDGNYGVFYMLPVDADTTIQHFEFYFRDSTPTAEQEQLIEYYKNVLKPEDLSIVESVQRGLKSRGYRNGQGPLLVTDDRTSAIGEHGVQHFQQMVLDALAA from the coding sequence ATGCAAGAGTCCGCCGCCCCTGTCTGCAGCCCCACGCCGCCGCTCGCCTATACGCTGCCTGCCCACTACTACACCTCGCAGGAAGTCTTCGAGCAGGAAAAGAAGACCATCTTCGCGCGCAGCTGGGTGTGCGTGATGCACAAGAGCCAGGTGGCCGAGAACAACCAGTACGCCACCGCCCAGGTTGCGGGCGAGAACATCTTCGTGGTGCGCGGCCGCGATGGCGTGCTGCGCGCCTTCTACAACGTCTGTCCGCACCGTGCGCACGAACTGTTCGCCGATGGCGCCGGCAAGGCCAGGAACGTGATCACCTGCCCCTACCACGCCTGGTCGTTCGGCCTGGACGGCAAGCTGATCCATGTGCGCAACGCCGAGAACGTGCCTGGCTTCTGCAAGGACAACGCCGGCCTGACGCCGGTGCGCGTGGAAGAGTTCTGCGGCCTGGTCTTCGTCAACCTGGACATGGACGCAAAACCGCTGGCCGAACTGGCCGCCGGCCTGAACGACGAGATCCGCGCGCGCTGCCCGGACGTCGACAAGCTGGTGCCGGCGCACAAGCTCACCTACGAGATGAAGGCCAACTGGAAGGTGGTGGTCGACAACTACCTGGAATGCCTGCACTGCCAGACCGCGCATCCGGCGCTGGTCGAGTCGATCAGGATGGAGACCTACAAGCACGAAGTGCGCGGCCTCTACACCAGCCAGGTCGGCCAGACCCGCTCGGGCAGCGATGCCTTCACCTATGACAGCGACGCGCCCAACACCGACTTCGCCGCGTACTGGCTGTGGCCCAACGTTACGCTCAACGTGCTGCCGGGCGACGGCAACTATGGCGTGTTCTACATGTTGCCGGTGGATGCCGACACCACCATCCAGCACTTCGAGTTCTACTTCCGCGACAGCACGCCCACCGCCGAGCAGGAACAGCTGATCGAGTACTACAAGAACGTGCTCAAGCCCGAAGACCTCAGCATCGTCGAATCCGTGCAGCGCGGCCTGAAGTCGCGCGGCTACCGCAACGGCCAGGGCCCGCTGCTGGTCACCGACGACAGGACCTCCGCCATCGGCGAGCACGGCGTGCAGCACTTCCAGCAGATGGTGCTCGACGCCCTGGCCGCCTGA